ACGTTATGCACCGCTAGTGCCACATTTAGAAGAATTAAATAATATGTTTAAAGTGCTAACAAAAGCACGTCAAAATCGTGGTGCGATTGAGTTTGATACCATTGAAAATCAATTTATTTTTAACCCAGAAGGACGCATTGAACGCATTGAGCCGTTAATTCGTAATGACGCACATAAAATCATTGAAGAATGTATGATTTTAGCCAATGTTGCCTCAGCAAAATTTATCGAAAAAGCGAATGAACCGTCGTTATATCGTGTTCACGCTTTACCAAGTGAAGAAAAACTTACCAGTTTTAGAACTTTCTTAAAAGAACACGGCTTATTATTAGAAGGTGGCTTAAAACCAACGCCAAAAGATTACGCTAAATTATTAGAAAAAGTGCGTGAACGTCCTGATGCGGAGTTAATCCAAACAATGCTGTTACGTTCTTTAAAACAGGCGGTTTATTCAGCGGATAACGTGGGACATTTTGGATTAGCCTTAACGGAATACGCTCACTTTACCTCGCCAATTCGCCGCTATCCTGATTTATTATTACACCGTGCAATAAAATATTTGGTGGAAAAAGAGAAAGGCAATAAACGTCATTATACAGACGGTGGCGGTTATCATTATAAAATTGATGATATTGATCAGTTTGGCGAAAAATGTTCAGCAACAGAGCGTCGTGCTGATGACGCAACTCGTGAAGTGGCGGATTGGTTGAAATGTGAATATATGCAGGATCACATCGGTGAAGAGTTTGAAGGTGTGATTACTAGCGTAACGGGCTTTGGCTTATTCGTAAAAATTACCGAATTGATGATCGATGGTTTGGTGCATATTTCAACGCTAGACAATGATTACTATCGTTATGACGGCGATCGTCAGCGTTTAGTGGGTGGAAGCGGAATTATTTATCGTTTAGGGGATCAAGTGAAAATCAAAGTTGCTGGTGTAAATTTAGATGATAAAAAAATTGATTTTGTATTACTTGATTCAAAAGGTCGTTCGCTAGGGGATAATAAAGCGAAAAAACCGACTAAGAAAAAATCAAAAAGTAAGAGTAAAAAGGTGTTTAAAGAGGTTAAATCGACCAAACTTAAATCAGCAAAACCAAAGACAACTAAAAGTAGAAAGAAAAAAACCGCTAAAAAGAAAGTATAACGAGCGAGATCTCTATTAAAGTTATGAGAGAGAAAATACTTACTAACTTTGTCAAATTAACTGTTGAAATATGTGGGCATTTATTGAGATAATTGTTTACATATTTGTGGGCGATTTGTAGGAACAAAGTAAAAAAATTAAGTGATTTTTAAAAACACTCCATTAACTTTGCAAAAAATAGAATAAAACAGACCGCTTGTATCTTATTTCAAGCGGTTAGTTTTTTGTAAGAATTTACAAATCGTATTTATATTTAATTAGTTAAAATGATAGGCAGAAAATGGCTGAAAAACGTAATATATTTTTAATTGGGCCAATGGGAGCAGGAAAAAGCACCGTTGGACGCCAACTTGCACAGTTACTCGGAATGGATTTTGTGGATTCTGATACAGAAATCGAGCAACGTGCTGGAGTGGGAATCGACTGGATTTTTGATCTTGAAGGGGAAGAAGGATTTCGCAAAAGAGAAGAAAAGATCATCAATGAATTGACCCAAATGCAAGGCGTAGTGCTTTCAACTGGAGGTGGTACGATTGTATCTAAGGATAACCGTAATATGTTATCGGCTCGTGGTATCGTGATCTACTTAGAAACGACAGTAGATAAACAATATGAGCGTACCATTCGTGATAAAAAACGCCCATTATTACAAAATGATGATCCAAGAGCAGCATTAGAAGCATTGGCAGAAGTGCGTAATCCTCTTTATAAAGAGATTGCGGATATCACATTACCAACAGATCAACAAAGTGCGAAACTAATGGCATCGCATATTATTGATTTAATTGATAATTTATAAAATCAATTAGATATTAGGTGTATGATGATTCAGGTTGATGTAAATACAAAGCAACAAAGTTACCCTATTCGTATAGGGACAGGTTTGCTTGCAAAACCAGAAAATTATGCACCTTTAAAAGCCAATGATAAGGTAATGATTGTTACCAATCCAACGGTGGCTAAACATTACCTTGATACGGTTACACAGGCTTTAACACAACTTGGTTGTCAAGTAGATAGTGTGTTGTTGCCTGATGGCGAAGAATATAAAACCCTAGAAAGTGTCAATTTGATTTTTACGGCTTTGTTAGAGAAAAAACATAGCCGTGATTCTGTTATTATCGCACTGGGTGGCGGTGTGATTGGCGATATGGCAGGTTTTGCTGCGGCAAGTTATCAGCGTGGCATTCGTTTTATGCAGATTCCAACCACGCTACTCGCTCAGGTGGATTCTTCTGTAGGTGGAAAAACAGGCGTCAACCATCAACTGGGCAAGAATATGATAGGGGCTTTTCATCAACCGATCGCCGTTATTATTGATACCAACACGTTATATACCCTGAAAAAACGAGAGTTTTGTTCTGGGCTTGCCGAAGTTATCAAATATGGTGCTATTTTGGATTTGCCTTTTTTTGAGTGGTTGGAACAAAATATGGCTGATTTAATGGCATTAAAACAAACTGCATTACAATATTGTATCCAGCGTTGTTGCCAGCTTAAAGCGGACATTGTGGCAAAAGATGAAACGGAGCAAGGTGAACGTGCCTTGTTAAATTTTGGGCATACTTTTGGACACGCCATAGAAAGTCATTTAGGCTATGGACAATGGCTACACGGTGAAGCAGTGGCAGTTGGGATGTTAGAAGCCGCAGTTTTATCTTCTTTACTGGGAGATTTAACCCAGCAGGATGTCGCTCGTATTGAAAAATTACTGATTCAAGCAGTACTTCCAACCGGATCACCTGAGACAATGCAAGCTACAGATTATCTTGCTTATATGCAACGTGATAAAAAAGTTATAGCCGGAAAATTACGTTTAATTTTGCTTAAACAATTAGGGCAAGCTTATATCTCATCGGATATAACTCAACAACAAATTATTGATTCAATTACCCATTGCTCTCAATCAGCAATTACAACTTATAACGCAAATGAATGTTGAAAAACACCGTCCTTTTTTAAAATGGGCTGGCGGAAAATATCGCTTGATCCCAGAAATCACCAAGCATTTACCGAAAGGAAAATGTTTGGTTGAGCCTTTTGTTGGGGCAGGGTCAGTTTTTCTTAATACGGATTATGAACGTTATTTACTTGCTGATGTAAACCCTGATTTAATCAATCTTTTTAATACTGTTAAAAATGACGTAGATCGTTATGTTGCAGAAGTAGCGGTCATTTTTTCTGATAAATTTGCAAATTCAGATACTTTTTACTATCAACGTCGTCAAGAATTTAATTTATGTGAAGATCCTTTTCGTCGTTCGGTCCTTTTTTTATACCTAAACCGTTTTGGTTTTAATGGATTGTGTCGTTATAACAAAAAGCACCAATATAATGTGCCTTTTGGTGACTATAAACGCCCTTATTTCCCAGAAAAAGAACTCTATTTTTTCTCTAAAAAAGCCCAAAAAGCCCAATTTATTTGTGCTGATTTTGAACAAACTTTTGCTTATTTAGAGAAGCATCCCGATGATTATGTGGTGTATTGCGATCCGCCTTATGCCCCTTTAATTCAAAGTACCAATTTTACGAGTTATTCGAGCGGTGGCTTTAGTATGGGGCAACAGCAGCAGTTGGCAGAATATGCAAAACAGCTCGCAAGTAAAAATACCCCAGTGATGATTTCAAATCACGACACTGTTTTT
This DNA window, taken from Phocoenobacter uteri, encodes the following:
- the aroK gene encoding shikimate kinase AroK; amino-acid sequence: MAEKRNIFLIGPMGAGKSTVGRQLAQLLGMDFVDSDTEIEQRAGVGIDWIFDLEGEEGFRKREEKIINELTQMQGVVLSTGGGTIVSKDNRNMLSARGIVIYLETTVDKQYERTIRDKKRPLLQNDDPRAALEALAEVRNPLYKEIADITLPTDQQSAKLMASHIIDLIDNL
- the aroB gene encoding 3-dehydroquinate synthase, whose amino-acid sequence is MIQVDVNTKQQSYPIRIGTGLLAKPENYAPLKANDKVMIVTNPTVAKHYLDTVTQALTQLGCQVDSVLLPDGEEYKTLESVNLIFTALLEKKHSRDSVIIALGGGVIGDMAGFAAASYQRGIRFMQIPTTLLAQVDSSVGGKTGVNHQLGKNMIGAFHQPIAVIIDTNTLYTLKKREFCSGLAEVIKYGAILDLPFFEWLEQNMADLMALKQTALQYCIQRCCQLKADIVAKDETEQGERALLNFGHTFGHAIESHLGYGQWLHGEAVAVGMLEAAVLSSLLGDLTQQDVARIEKLLIQAVLPTGSPETMQATDYLAYMQRDKKVIAGKLRLILLKQLGQAYISSDITQQQIIDSITHCSQSAITTYNANEC
- a CDS encoding Dam family site-specific DNA-(adenine-N6)-methyltransferase, with protein sequence MNVEKHRPFLKWAGGKYRLIPEITKHLPKGKCLVEPFVGAGSVFLNTDYERYLLADVNPDLINLFNTVKNDVDRYVAEVAVIFSDKFANSDTFYYQRRQEFNLCEDPFRRSVLFLYLNRFGFNGLCRYNKKHQYNVPFGDYKRPYFPEKELYFFSKKAQKAQFICADFEQTFAYLEKHPDDYVVYCDPPYAPLIQSTNFTSYSSGGFSMGQQQQLAEYAKQLASKNTPVMISNHDTVFTREIYQESKIVSFPVQRFIGQTTESRVKVNELFALFTATGL